The following proteins are encoded in a genomic region of Haloarcula salinisoli:
- a CDS encoding antitoxin VapB family protein: MGTTTISLRDEAYDRLRAAKREGESFSDVVLRLTDSPTTDEQIAALAGGLDADFADAVTESSEQVGASLEMESGETE, encoded by the coding sequence ATGGGGACGACGACGATATCACTCAGGGATGAGGCATACGACCGACTCCGTGCGGCAAAGCGCGAGGGGGAGAGCTTCAGCGACGTCGTGCTCCGACTCACCGATTCACCGACTACCGACGAACAGATAGCGGCACTCGCAGGCGGACTCGACGCCGACTTCGCCGACGCGGTGACGGAGTCGTCGGAACAGGTCGGCGCGTCGCTGGAGATGGAATCGGGCGAGACCGAATGA
- a CDS encoding type II toxin-antitoxin system VapC family toxin — protein sequence MKLLDTNVLAKWGHPDDHPEVVPYLQRHADDQFVTSSLVVFEFFRPAARRSNSQAVHAWLSKVLDGIEPFTESAGLTATAVEANLATQDRELAMRDLLIASHAHDLDATFVTLDKGDFENEPVRQLLDVDVIA from the coding sequence ATGAAACTGCTAGACACCAACGTTCTGGCAAAATGGGGACATCCCGACGACCATCCTGAGGTCGTCCCGTACCTGCAGCGACACGCTGACGACCAGTTCGTCACGTCCTCGCTCGTCGTGTTCGAGTTCTTCAGACCGGCCGCGCGGCGGTCGAACAGTCAGGCGGTCCACGCGTGGCTGTCGAAGGTGCTCGACGGCATCGAACCGTTCACCGAGAGCGCCGGGCTGACGGCGACGGCCGTCGAAGCGAATCTAGCGACCCAGGACAGAGAACTAGCGATGCGTGACCTCCTCATCGCGTCACACGCCCACGATCTGGACGCGACGTTCGTGACCCTGGACAAGGGTGATTTCGAGAACGAGCCGGTCCGGCAGTTGCTCGACGTCGACGTGATAGCCTAG
- a CDS encoding queuosine precursor transporter has protein sequence MSSSGEDPLRIGLVALFVTSLVVAQFTASKLLAFSLPVALPVVGAQLVMPGSAVAYALTFFASDSYTELYGRRAATIVVNVGFAMNFVLLGLVWSTIYAPGLPAAAQPIEPAAFRQVLAASTGIVAASLAAYVVSQNWDVFVFHAIGEFTDGDHLWLRNIGSTASSQLLDTVIFIGVAFVVFGDVSLSGALALVIGQYLLKLAIALVDTPFVYAVVAFARGREQAARPSPW, from the coding sequence ATGAGCAGTAGCGGCGAGGACCCCCTGCGAATCGGGCTCGTCGCCCTGTTCGTCACGTCGCTGGTGGTCGCACAGTTCACCGCCTCGAAGCTGCTTGCCTTCTCGCTCCCAGTTGCGCTCCCGGTCGTCGGCGCCCAGCTTGTGATGCCCGGCTCGGCGGTAGCCTACGCGCTGACGTTCTTCGCCTCCGATAGCTACACGGAGCTGTACGGCCGCCGGGCCGCGACCATCGTCGTCAACGTCGGCTTCGCGATGAACTTCGTGTTGCTGGGGCTTGTCTGGAGCACTATCTACGCGCCAGGCCTCCCCGCGGCCGCACAGCCCATCGAGCCGGCGGCGTTCCGGCAGGTGCTCGCAGCGAGTACGGGCATCGTCGCCGCCAGCCTCGCGGCCTACGTCGTCTCCCAGAACTGGGACGTGTTCGTCTTCCACGCCATCGGCGAGTTCACCGACGGTGACCACCTCTGGCTGCGCAACATCGGCTCCACAGCGTCGAGCCAGCTGCTCGACACTGTAATCTTCATCGGCGTCGCGTTCGTCGTCTTCGGGGACGTCTCGCTGTCGGGCGCGCTGGCGCTGGTCATCGGCCAGTACCTCCTGAAACTCGCCATCGCACTGGTCGACACCCCCTTCGTCTACGCCGTGGTCGCCTTCGCCCGCGGTCGGGAGCAGGCCGCTCGGCCGTCGCCGTGGTGA
- a CDS encoding ribbon-helix-helix domain-containing protein, which yields MPKISVEVPAELLDDLDDHVGEDGKFVNRSEAIRASIRKTLDMLDDIDERQGRLDDEQ from the coding sequence ATGCCCAAGATAAGCGTCGAAGTGCCCGCCGAACTCCTCGATGACCTCGACGACCACGTCGGGGAGGACGGGAAGTTCGTCAACCGCAGCGAGGCCATCCGGGCCTCCATCCGCAAGACGCTCGATATGCTCGACGACATCGACGAGCGACAGGGACGGCTCGACGATGAGCAGTAG